The Brassica oleracea var. oleracea cultivar TO1000 chromosome C6, BOL, whole genome shotgun sequence genome includes a region encoding these proteins:
- the LOC106299818 gene encoding CLAVATA3/ESR (CLE)-related protein 11-like has protein sequence MKKHPKPCSFLFHISILSVLFVFLLVSFAYTTSYKRKAGTGLGHKRILASNFDFTPFFKNTDRTQRLRRSSAEKETNSWYNDENRIVPSGPNPLHH, from the coding sequence ATGAAGAAACACCCTAAACCGTGTAGTTTCCTTTTCCACATCTCTATACTCTCTGTGCTATTCGTCTTTCTTCTTGTTTCTTTTGCATATACGACCTCGTACAAGCGTAAAGCCGGCACTGGTCTCGGCCATAAGAGAATTCTAGCAAGTAATTTTGATTTTACTCCGTTTTTCAAGAACACAGATCGTACTCAACGTCTGCGTAGAAGCTCGGCCGAAAAGGAAACTAATTCTTGGTATAATGATGAGAACCGGATCGTACCTAGCGGTCCAAACCCTCTGCATCACTAG